Proteins from one Mugil cephalus isolate CIBA_MC_2020 chromosome 15, CIBA_Mcephalus_1.1, whole genome shotgun sequence genomic window:
- the nipal4 gene encoding magnesium transporter NIPA4 isoform X2, translated as MRDVRLDERTCRNGSVLRLWCGSQSSVCSIYTQMDPNGTEISDEQTYSVYNLWLGLVLALMSAFLIGGSVILKKKALLRLASTGHTRAGDGGHGYLKDWLWWGGLLTMGAGEACNFAAYMFAPATLVTPLGALSVLISAVLSSYLLGEVLNVVGKLGCLLSVLGSILLVIHAPQEQEVTSLQDMTNKLLEPGFLVYVVVVLVMCAVLILYFCPRFGRTNILVYISICSLLGAFTVSSVKGLAIAINTVFYDVSVLANPLTWILLLTLIVSIVTQVNYLNKSLDTFNTLLVYPIYYVLFTTVVLSTSIILFQEWRGMSAVDVVTTLGAFLVIVVGVAMLHLFRDLQLTMKQLTNQLSQPVEREELKEEVVANRGGGGGGGGQSKKEDKYGLIDNMVIESLPPMRDEGPRVFIIS; from the exons ATGCGAGATGTTCGCCTGGATGAGAGGACGTGTAGAAACG gTTCCGTGCTGAGGTTGTGGTGCGGTTCTCAGTCTTCAGTTTGTTCCATCTACACACAGATGGACCCGAACGGCACCGAGATCTCAG ATGAACAAACGTACAGCGTCTACAACCTGTGGCTCGGCCTGGTGCTCGCCCTCATGTCGGCCTTCCTCATTGGCGGGAGCGTCATCCTCAAGAAGAAAGCTCTTCTCCGATTGGCCAGCACCGGTCACACCAGAGCAG GTGACGGGGGTCATGGATACCTGAAGGACTGGCTGTGGTGGGGAGGCCTGTTAACCA tgggAGCAGGAGAAGCCTGTAACTTCGCCGCCTACATGTTCGCTCCGGCCACGTTGGTGACGCCGCTGGGCGCCCTGAGCGTCCTCATCAG TGCAGTTCTGTCCTCCTACCTGTTGGGGGAGGTGTTGAACGTGGTGGGGAAGCTCGGTTGTCTGCTCAGCGTCCTGGGCAGCATCTTGTTGGTGATCCACGCGccacaggaacaggaagtgacgtcatTACAGGACATGACCAATAAGCTGCTGGAGCCTG GTTTCCTGGTGTACGTGGTCGTGGTGCTGGTGATGTGTGCGGTGctcattctttatttctgtcctcGGTTCGGTCGAACCAACATCCTCGTCTACATCAGCATCTGCTCGCTGCTCGGAGCCTTCACCGTCTCCTCCGTGAAGGGACTCGCCATCGCCATCAACACCG tatTTTATGACGTGTCGGTTCTTGCAAACCCTCTCACCTGGATCCTGCTCCTCACCCTCATCGTCTCCATAGTAACACAG GTGAACTACCTGAACAAGTCCCTGGACACGTTCAACACCCTGCTGGTCTACCCCATCTACTACGTCCTCTTCACCACCGTGGTTCTGTCCACCTCCATCATCCTCTTCCAGGAGTGGAGGGGCATGTCGGCCGTGGACGTCGTCACCACGCTGGGCGCCTTCCTGGTCATCGTGGTGGGCGTGGCCATGTTGCACCTGTTCAGAGACCTGCAG CTAACGATGAAGCAGCTGACCAATCAGCTGTCCCAGCcggtggagagggaggagctTAAGGAGGAAGTAGTAGCcaatagaggaggaggaggaggaggaggaggtcagagtaAGAAGGAGGATAAATACGGACTGATTGACAACATGGTGATAGAGAGTCTTCCTCCCATGAGGGACGAAGGACCCAGAGTCTTCATCATCAGCTGA
- the LOC125020686 gene encoding fibroblast growth factor 13-like isoform X1 encodes MSRAAAIASSLIRQKRQAREREKANACRGSGSPSNSKGTNEKPSKLNVFSRVKLFGSRKKRKRRRPPEPQLKGIVTRLSSRQGFQLQMQPDGTIDGTKDEDSAFAVFNLIPVGLRVVAIQGVQTKLYLAMNNEGFLYTSEHFTSECKFKESVFENYYVTYSSMLYRQQASGRAWYLGLNKEGAIMKGNHVKKNKAAAHFIPKPLKVAMYREPSLHDLTELSRSGSGTPTKSRSASALLNGGGKTPSNNDLS; translated from the exons ATGTCCCGGGCCGCGGCCATCGCCAGTTCCCTCATCCGCCAAAAGCGGCAGGCGAGGGAGCGGGAGAAGGCGAATGCCTGCAGGGGCAGCGGCAGCCCGAGCAACAGCAAAGGCACCAACGAGAAGCCGAGCAAGCTCAACGTGTTCTCGCGTGTCAAATTGTTTGGATCGAGGAAGAAACGGAAGAGAAGGCGACCACCAG AGCCCCAGTTAAAGGGCATAGTGACCAGACTCTCCAGTCGCCAGGGCTTCCAGCTGCAGATGCAGCCTGACGGCACCATCGACGGGACCAAGGACGAGGACAGCGCCTTCG CTGTGTTCAACCTGATCCCCGTGGGGCTCCGTGTGGTGGCGATCCAGGGCGTCCAGACCAAACTCTACCTGGCCATGAACAACGAAGGCTTCCTCTACACCTCT GAACATTTTACCTCGGAGTGTAAGTTCAAGGAGTCGGTGTTTGAGAACTACTACGTGACCTACTCGTCCATGCTGTACCGGCAGCAGGCGTCGGGCCGGGCCTGGTACCTGGGCCTCAACAAGGAGGGCGCCATCATGAAGGGGAACCACGTGAAGAAGAACAAGGCCGCCGCACACTTCATCCCCAAACCACTGAAAG TGGCCATGTACCGGGAGCCCTCCCTCCACGACCTGACAGAACTGTCCCGTTCAGGCAGCGGGACCCCGACCAAGAGTCGCAGCGCTTCGGCTCTTCTGAACGGAGGGGGGAAGACACCCAGCAACAATGACTTATCCTAG
- the LOC125020686 gene encoding fibroblast growth factor 13-like isoform X2, producing the protein MSGKTKSKEDKDHSSKEPQLKGIVTRLSSRQGFQLQMQPDGTIDGTKDEDSAFAVFNLIPVGLRVVAIQGVQTKLYLAMNNEGFLYTSEHFTSECKFKESVFENYYVTYSSMLYRQQASGRAWYLGLNKEGAIMKGNHVKKNKAAAHFIPKPLKVAMYREPSLHDLTELSRSGSGTPTKSRSASALLNGGGKTPSNNDLS; encoded by the exons AGCCCCAGTTAAAGGGCATAGTGACCAGACTCTCCAGTCGCCAGGGCTTCCAGCTGCAGATGCAGCCTGACGGCACCATCGACGGGACCAAGGACGAGGACAGCGCCTTCG CTGTGTTCAACCTGATCCCCGTGGGGCTCCGTGTGGTGGCGATCCAGGGCGTCCAGACCAAACTCTACCTGGCCATGAACAACGAAGGCTTCCTCTACACCTCT GAACATTTTACCTCGGAGTGTAAGTTCAAGGAGTCGGTGTTTGAGAACTACTACGTGACCTACTCGTCCATGCTGTACCGGCAGCAGGCGTCGGGCCGGGCCTGGTACCTGGGCCTCAACAAGGAGGGCGCCATCATGAAGGGGAACCACGTGAAGAAGAACAAGGCCGCCGCACACTTCATCCCCAAACCACTGAAAG TGGCCATGTACCGGGAGCCCTCCCTCCACGACCTGACAGAACTGTCCCGTTCAGGCAGCGGGACCCCGACCAAGAGTCGCAGCGCTTCGGCTCTTCTGAACGGAGGGGGGAAGACACCCAGCAACAATGACTTATCCTAG
- the LOC125020686 gene encoding fibroblast growth factor 13-like isoform X3 has product MAFPLRRSTSEPQLKGIVTRLSSRQGFQLQMQPDGTIDGTKDEDSAFAVFNLIPVGLRVVAIQGVQTKLYLAMNNEGFLYTSEHFTSECKFKESVFENYYVTYSSMLYRQQASGRAWYLGLNKEGAIMKGNHVKKNKAAAHFIPKPLKVAMYREPSLHDLTELSRSGSGTPTKSRSASALLNGGGKTPSNNDLS; this is encoded by the exons ATGGCTTTCCCTCTCCGTCGATCCACCTCAG AGCCCCAGTTAAAGGGCATAGTGACCAGACTCTCCAGTCGCCAGGGCTTCCAGCTGCAGATGCAGCCTGACGGCACCATCGACGGGACCAAGGACGAGGACAGCGCCTTCG CTGTGTTCAACCTGATCCCCGTGGGGCTCCGTGTGGTGGCGATCCAGGGCGTCCAGACCAAACTCTACCTGGCCATGAACAACGAAGGCTTCCTCTACACCTCT GAACATTTTACCTCGGAGTGTAAGTTCAAGGAGTCGGTGTTTGAGAACTACTACGTGACCTACTCGTCCATGCTGTACCGGCAGCAGGCGTCGGGCCGGGCCTGGTACCTGGGCCTCAACAAGGAGGGCGCCATCATGAAGGGGAACCACGTGAAGAAGAACAAGGCCGCCGCACACTTCATCCCCAAACCACTGAAAG TGGCCATGTACCGGGAGCCCTCCCTCCACGACCTGACAGAACTGTCCCGTTCAGGCAGCGGGACCCCGACCAAGAGTCGCAGCGCTTCGGCTCTTCTGAACGGAGGGGGGAAGACACCCAGCAACAATGACTTATCCTAG
- the ins gene encoding insulin translates to MAALWLQTFSMLLLLVVSWPGSQAVAPPQHLCGSHLVDALYLVCGERGFFYDPKRDVDPLMGFLPSKVGGAAAMGGENEVAEFAFKDQMEMMVKRGIVEQCCHKPCNIFDLQNYCN, encoded by the exons ATGGCAGCTCTCTGGCTCCAGACCTTCTCCATGTTGCTTCTCCTGGTCGTATCGTGGCCGGGCTCCCAGGCCGTCGCCCCCCCACAACACCTGTGTGGCTCCCACCTGGTCGACGCCCTCTACCTGGTCTGTGGGGAGAGAGGCTTCTTCTACGACCCCAAGAGAGACGTGGACCCTCTGATGG GTTTCCTGCCCTCGAAGGTGGGCGGAGCTGCAGCCATGGGCGGAGAGAACGAAGTGGCCGAGTTTGCGTTCAAGGACCAGATGGAGATGATGGTGAAGCGAGGCATCGTGGAGCAGTGCTGCCACAAGCCCTGCAACATCTTCGACCTGCAGAACTACTGCAACTGA
- the nipal4 gene encoding magnesium transporter NIPA4 isoform X1: protein MRDVRLDERTCRNGSVLRLWCGSQSSVCSIYTQMDPNGTEISGLHPGEHTHTESLSPDEQTYSVYNLWLGLVLALMSAFLIGGSVILKKKALLRLASTGHTRAGDGGHGYLKDWLWWGGLLTMGAGEACNFAAYMFAPATLVTPLGALSVLISAVLSSYLLGEVLNVVGKLGCLLSVLGSILLVIHAPQEQEVTSLQDMTNKLLEPGFLVYVVVVLVMCAVLILYFCPRFGRTNILVYISICSLLGAFTVSSVKGLAIAINTVFYDVSVLANPLTWILLLTLIVSIVTQVNYLNKSLDTFNTLLVYPIYYVLFTTVVLSTSIILFQEWRGMSAVDVVTTLGAFLVIVVGVAMLHLFRDLQLTMKQLTNQLSQPVEREELKEEVVANRGGGGGGGGQSKKEDKYGLIDNMVIESLPPMRDEGPRVFIIS, encoded by the exons ATGCGAGATGTTCGCCTGGATGAGAGGACGTGTAGAAACG gTTCCGTGCTGAGGTTGTGGTGCGGTTCTCAGTCTTCAGTTTGTTCCATCTACACACAGATGGACCCGAACGGCACCGAGATCTCAG GTTTACACCctggtgaacacacacacactgaatctTTGTCTCCAGATGAACAAACGTACAGCGTCTACAACCTGTGGCTCGGCCTGGTGCTCGCCCTCATGTCGGCCTTCCTCATTGGCGGGAGCGTCATCCTCAAGAAGAAAGCTCTTCTCCGATTGGCCAGCACCGGTCACACCAGAGCAG GTGACGGGGGTCATGGATACCTGAAGGACTGGCTGTGGTGGGGAGGCCTGTTAACCA tgggAGCAGGAGAAGCCTGTAACTTCGCCGCCTACATGTTCGCTCCGGCCACGTTGGTGACGCCGCTGGGCGCCCTGAGCGTCCTCATCAG TGCAGTTCTGTCCTCCTACCTGTTGGGGGAGGTGTTGAACGTGGTGGGGAAGCTCGGTTGTCTGCTCAGCGTCCTGGGCAGCATCTTGTTGGTGATCCACGCGccacaggaacaggaagtgacgtcatTACAGGACATGACCAATAAGCTGCTGGAGCCTG GTTTCCTGGTGTACGTGGTCGTGGTGCTGGTGATGTGTGCGGTGctcattctttatttctgtcctcGGTTCGGTCGAACCAACATCCTCGTCTACATCAGCATCTGCTCGCTGCTCGGAGCCTTCACCGTCTCCTCCGTGAAGGGACTCGCCATCGCCATCAACACCG tatTTTATGACGTGTCGGTTCTTGCAAACCCTCTCACCTGGATCCTGCTCCTCACCCTCATCGTCTCCATAGTAACACAG GTGAACTACCTGAACAAGTCCCTGGACACGTTCAACACCCTGCTGGTCTACCCCATCTACTACGTCCTCTTCACCACCGTGGTTCTGTCCACCTCCATCATCCTCTTCCAGGAGTGGAGGGGCATGTCGGCCGTGGACGTCGTCACCACGCTGGGCGCCTTCCTGGTCATCGTGGTGGGCGTGGCCATGTTGCACCTGTTCAGAGACCTGCAG CTAACGATGAAGCAGCTGACCAATCAGCTGTCCCAGCcggtggagagggaggagctTAAGGAGGAAGTAGTAGCcaatagaggaggaggaggaggaggaggaggtcagagtaAGAAGGAGGATAAATACGGACTGATTGACAACATGGTGATAGAGAGTCTTCCTCCCATGAGGGACGAAGGACCCAGAGTCTTCATCATCAGCTGA